The region GGTTATGGCGCTATTCGGACAAGCTCCACCTTGCCCGGGCAGCTGTATTGATTTCTTGCCGATTTATGTTGCCTACTACTACAAGAGGAGGTGAACCCTCATGGCAAAAGACGTATTGTGCGCAGTTAATTCTTGCACCTACTGGGCTGAAGAAAACAAATGCAACGCTGAATCCATCTTCGTTGCTTACCACAGCTCCAAGCAGCCTACACAATCTGAGGAAACAGATTGCAAAACCTTCGAAAGCAAATAATGAATGATTGCAGAATATGAAGGAGCCCTCCACAGGTTCCTTCTTTCTTTTCTCATTCTATCAAGAATGAGAATTATTATCAAGTGTTTCCTGCAAAAATAAAACCACT is a window of Paenibacillus sp. FSL H3-0469 DNA encoding:
- a CDS encoding DUF1540 domain-containing protein, with product MAKDVLCAVNSCTYWAEENKCNAESIFVAYHSSKQPTQSEETDCKTFESK